DNA from Bacteroides zoogleoformans:
ATTTCAAAAAGAAAGTCGTATATTATATAAAAAATAAAGAAATAAACACATGAGTACAAAAAGCACTTCCCGCTTTACGCCGCTTATCATAGCAATCAGCGTAGTGGTAGGAATTCTTATCGGAACGTTTTATGCAAGACATTTTGCCGGTAATAAACTGGGCATCATAAACAGCTCGTCCAACAAGCTTAACGCTCTGCTACGTGTCATCGACGACCAATATGTCGATACCGTCAACATGACCGACTTGGTAGAAAAAGCCATGCCGCAGATATTGGCGGAACTTGATCCCCATTCCACCTACATCCCGGCGCAAAAGCTGGAAGAAGTCAATTCCGAACTCGAAGGCAGCTTCAGCGGCATTGGCATTCAGTTCACGATTCAAGAAGACACGATACACGTGAACAGTGTCATTCCGGGTGGTCCTTCCGAAAAAGTGGGCTTGATGGCCGGCGACCGGATTGTGATGGTCAACGACAGCCTCTTTGTGGGTAAAGGGCTGAACAATGAAAAAGCGATGCGTACACTGAAAGGGCCGAAAGGCAGTCTGGTAAAGCTGGGCGTAAAACGTGTCACAGATAAGGAGCTGCTCTCTTTCACCATCACCCGCGGCGACATTCCTCAAAACACCATCGATGCCGCCTATATGATAGACAAAGACTTTGGTTACATACAAATCAGCAAGTTCGGACGCACCACACATGTAGAACTGCTGAATGCCATCGCACAGCTGAGTCATGAGAAATGTAAAGGGCTGATCATTGATTTACGCGATAACACCGGAGGTTATATGGAGGCCGCTACACGCATGGTCAACGAGTTTCTTCCGGAAGGGAAGCTGATTGTATATACCAATGGCCGCAAATATCCTCGTATGGAAGAATATGCCAACGGCACCGGCAGTTGCCAGAAGATGCCGTTGGTAGTGCTGGTGAACGAAGGCTCGGCCTCTTCCAGTGAAATCTTTGCAGGAGCCATTCAGGACAACGACCGCGGCACCATTGTAGGACGCCGTTCTTTCGGAAAAGGACTAGTGCAACAGCCTATCGACTTCAGCGACGGATCAGCCATCCGACTGACCATTGCTCGTTACTACACTCCTTCGGGGCGCTGCATACAACGTCCGTACGAGAATGGAAAAGACAGCAAGTACGAGATGGACTGGATTACCCGTTACGAGCATGGTGAATTTTTCTCAAAAGATAGCATCAAAATGGACGAGAGTCTGCGCTACTCCACCGGCTTGGGAAGAGTGGTATATGGTGGTGGCGGCATCATGCCGGACATCTTTGTACCACAAGATACCACCGGTGTATCTTCTTACATGATAGAGGTCAGCAACAAAGGATTGATTCTGCAATTCAGTTTCCAATATACAGATCGTAACCGCTCTAAGTTAAACGAATATGATAACGAGACAAGCCTGTTGAGGTATCTGCGACAACAAGGCATTATAGAACAGTTTATACACTTTGCCGACTCCAAAGGCATAAAGAGGCGCAATCTCCTTATCAATAAATCATATAAATTGCTGGAAAGAAGCTTGTACGGCAACATTATTTATAACATTCTGGGTCGAGAGCCCTACATACGTTATATCAACCAAGGTGACCCCACCGTAAAAAAGGCATTGGAAATTTTAGAAAACAGCGAAGCCTTTCCCAAGGCTCCGGAAAAGGCAGCAATCATGGAGAACAAGAAGGATGATGGAAAGGAAAAAAGAACTGCGCAAGTTGGTGGCTTCATTAAAATCGCAACACCAAGCTTTGTCTACGCATCAATCTGTTGAAATACTTGCCGCTCTCGAAGCACATCCTGCTTTCAGGGCGGCAAATACCGTATTACTCTATCATTCGCTGAAAGACGAAGTAGACACGCATGACTTTATCCGAAAATGGAGCCGTGCCAAGCGAATATTGCTTCCAGTAGTTGTCGGCAATGATTTGGAATTACGGGTGTATAACGGCCCGGAAGGCCTTATATCCGGCGCATACGACATCAAAGAACCTACAGGAGCACCATTCTGTGACTACAACAGCATTGACCTTATTTTGGTTCCCGGTGTAGCATTCGACCGTAATGGCAATAGATTGGGACGTGGCAAAGGCTATTATGATCGTCTTCTCCCCAACATTCCTTCAGCCTATAAGGCGGGGATTTGTTTTCCCTATCAACTCGTAGAAGAAGTTCCTTCCGAACCATTCGATGTCCGTATGGATGAAGTCATTACATTGCAAGGTTAAAAAGAACAGCGCGTAAGGAACATTAAGGGAAATCAGCAACGTTCAACGCCGAGTTTATTTTCTCATCGGAATATGATATTGGTAATGACTTGCGCCCCTACATAACAATTCAGGTTGCGCACCAGCAACTCACGCCCCATCATCAACTCCTGACGGAGGGCTGCCGACATGATGTGCACATAAAGCACTTGATTCTTGATGTAAATTTCCCGGGTATAAGAAGCTATTACAGAGCCTAACACCTCCGGCCAAGCATTAATAAGCCGATGCTCATTCAACGGCGTCTCCAGACTTTCTTGTCGTAGAAAGTTTCGGATAAGCATTCCTATCTGTTCGGCATTGTTACGCTTCATCTTTATCTCTTCTCTCCATTTCGAAAATAGTCCCTTGTTCCACAATAAACATCATATAATCACTACCGACCTTTTGCAGAATGCGGTCCAAATGTTCACGATTGGTGTCTGTAATAAAGATTTGACCGAAGCGGTCACCGGCAACCAACTTAATGATTTGCTCCATACGCGATGCATCTAATTTATCAAAAATATCATCCAGCAGCAACAAAGGCACGCTTGCAGCGGTGCGCTTCAAGAAGTCGAACTGTGCCAGTTTCAGGGCAATCAGATAAGTCTTGTTCTGCCCTTGCGAACCTTCCCGCTTTATCGGGAAATCTCCCAAAAGCATATTCAACTCATCCTTATGCACACCGCGCAAAGAATGCCCCACGACTTGGTCGCGTGCACGACTCTCTTTTAATACCTGCAACAAAGAGGCATCACGGGCATGCGAATCGTAAGTCAGCTTCACCTCCTCCTTGTCTTGAGAAATGAACGAATGAAACGATTGAAAGATAGGAATGAACTCGCGAATAAAAGCCTCCCGTTTCCGGAAAACTACTTCACCGGCTTGCGCCATCATCTCTTCCCACACGAGAAACAACTCCTCCTCCACCGGCCGCTCACTTTTCAACAGCGTGTTTCGCTGTACCAACGCCTTGTTGTAATGAATCAATGCCTCAAGATATTCCCTATCGTACTGCGAAATAACCACATCCATGAAACGACGACGTTCCTCACTGCCGCCTCCTATCAGCTCTGCATCGGCCGGAGATACCATCACCAACGGCAAAAAACCAATATGATCCGACAAGCGG
Protein-coding regions in this window:
- a CDS encoding 5-formyltetrahydrofolate cyclo-ligase, coding for MERKKELRKLVASLKSQHQALSTHQSVEILAALEAHPAFRAANTVLLYHSLKDEVDTHDFIRKWSRAKRILLPVVVGNDLELRVYNGPEGLISGAYDIKEPTGAPFCDYNSIDLILVPGVAFDRNGNRLGRGKGYYDRLLPNIPSAYKAGICFPYQLVEEVPSEPFDVRMDEVITLQG
- the recF gene encoding DNA replication/repair protein RecF (All proteins in this family for which functions are known are DNA-binding proteins that assist the filamentation of RecA onto DNA for the initiation of recombination or recombinational repair.); this translates as MILKRISILNYKNLEEAELAFSPKLNCFFGQNGMGKTNLLDAIYFLSFCKSAGNPVDSQNIRHDADFFVIQGFYEADDDTPEEIYCGMKRNRKKQFKRNKKEYSRLSDHIGFLPLVMVSPADAELIGGGSEERRRFMDVVISQYDREYLEALIHYNKALVQRNTLLKSERPVEEELFLVWEEMMAQAGEVVFRKREAFIREFIPIFQSFHSFISQDKEEVKLTYDSHARDASLLQVLKESRARDQVVGHSLRGVHKDELNMLLGDFPIKREGSQGQNKTYLIALKLAQFDFLKRTAASVPLLLLDDIFDKLDASRMEQIIKLVAGDRFGQIFITDTNREHLDRILQKVGSDYMMFIVEQGTIFEMERRDKDEA
- a CDS encoding DciA family protein, with amino-acid sequence MKRNNAEQIGMLIRNFLRQESLETPLNEHRLINAWPEVLGSVIASYTREIYIKNQVLYVHIMSAALRQELMMGRELLVRNLNCYVGAQVITNIIFR
- a CDS encoding S41 family peptidase; translated protein: MSTKSTSRFTPLIIAISVVVGILIGTFYARHFAGNKLGIINSSSNKLNALLRVIDDQYVDTVNMTDLVEKAMPQILAELDPHSTYIPAQKLEEVNSELEGSFSGIGIQFTIQEDTIHVNSVIPGGPSEKVGLMAGDRIVMVNDSLFVGKGLNNEKAMRTLKGPKGSLVKLGVKRVTDKELLSFTITRGDIPQNTIDAAYMIDKDFGYIQISKFGRTTHVELLNAIAQLSHEKCKGLIIDLRDNTGGYMEAATRMVNEFLPEGKLIVYTNGRKYPRMEEYANGTGSCQKMPLVVLVNEGSASSSEIFAGAIQDNDRGTIVGRRSFGKGLVQQPIDFSDGSAIRLTIARYYTPSGRCIQRPYENGKDSKYEMDWITRYEHGEFFSKDSIKMDESLRYSTGLGRVVYGGGGIMPDIFVPQDTTGVSSYMIEVSNKGLILQFSFQYTDRNRSKLNEYDNETSLLRYLRQQGIIEQFIHFADSKGIKRRNLLINKSYKLLERSLYGNIIYNILGREPYIRYINQGDPTVKKALEILENSEAFPKAPEKAAIMENKKDDGKEKRTAQVGGFIKIATPSFVYASIC